Proteins from a single region of Coregonus clupeaformis isolate EN_2021a chromosome 19, ASM2061545v1, whole genome shotgun sequence:
- the eps8l1a gene encoding epidermal growth factor receptor kinase substrate 8-like protein 1a has translation MSGTPPPVRPRKPSGIRVMPHDGQLPSHGNAKVFKVNGASSEPKHTSRGHAEREVEILNHCFEDVERFMGRLQRAAEAQSILNQTKKRKSRTSKKKKQDDDLLTLKACPPPEEEFVDIFQKVKYSFCLLDRLKSSITEPSSGELLHHVFIPLGLMVKTTGGPELGATVVSPALTSGAVSLLQKHLTDEEKEYWTSLGPNWTLHCSQLVESVPPYSPVFLDGWQPEAFDPEGQLWEDPIKSQHKQDALQDSDHPDQAEEGPSSVQHADESDGSELPPEGERMFSCSYDFVARNSSELSVLQGETLEVIESSKRWWKCRNRFDQVGFVPFNILEPLSALNNNHRDSPVVLRQSKKVPFTPPKHFSYTPFSPEGANPPAMPRRPQSMFPSTMTGGDRDKGFMVNDELLQQLANSRAGSIRPLVIPRTTDTSAPLDYQSPPAEVEGWLRGKGFTEPTVTLLGRLTGAELFALSKEDLRMFSPEEGARVYSQMMVQKALLEDVRKSTELEAMMEKQKQKVDFQLESRRL, from the exons atgtcTGGGACACCACCCCCAGTACGTCCTAGGAAGCCATCAGGGATAAGAGTCATGCCCCATGATGGTCAACTTCCTTCCCATGGCAACGCAAAGGTGttcaaag TGAATGGGGCCAGTAGTGAGCCAAAGCACACATCTCGAggacatgcagagagagaggtg GAGATCCTAAACCACTGTTTTGAGGACGTGGAGCGCTTCATGGGCCGCCTGCAGCGGGCCGCTGAGGCTCAGAGCATCCTCAACCAGACCAAGAAGAGGAAGAGCAGAACAAGCAAGAAGAAGAAGcaggatg ATGATCTGCTGACCCTGAAAGCCTGCCCTCCGCCTGAGGAGGAGTTTGTTGACATTTTTCAGAAAGTCAAGTACTCCTTCTGTCTGCTG GACCGCCTGAAGTCATCCATCACAGAGCCTTCTTCTGGGGAGCTGCTGCATCACGTCTTTATTCCACTGGGCCTG aTGGTGAAGACTACTGGTGGGCCAGAGTTGGGGGCGACTGTGGTCAGTCCAGCCCTGACCAGTGGTGCTGTGTCTCTACTGCAGAAGCACCTGACTGATGAAGAGAAGGAGTACTGGACCTCCCTAGGGCCTAACTGGACCTTACACTG ctcccAGCTTGTTGAGTCTGTTCCTCCATACTCACCTGTCTTTCTGGATGGATGGCAGCCTGAGGCCTTTGACCCAGAAGGTCAACTTTGGGAGGACCCAATCAAGTCACAGCACAAACAGGACGCTCTTCAAGACAGT GACCATCCTGATCAGGCAGAGGAAGGCCCCAGCTCAGTCCAGCACGCTGACGAATC AGATGGCAGTGAGCTTCCACCTGAGGGTGAGAGAATGTTCAGCTGCAGCTACGACTTTGTTGCCAGGAACAGCAGTGAACTCTCCGTACTGCAGGGAGAAACTCTGGAG GTGATTGAGTCATCAAAGCGTTGGTGGAAGTGCCGCAATCGCTTTGACCAGGTTGGGTTTGTTCCCTTCAACATTCTGGAGCCTCTGTCTGCCCTCAACAACAACCATAGGGATAGCCCAGTGGTACTCAGACAGTCTAAg AAGGTGCCCTTCACCCCTCCCAAGCACTTCTCCTACACCCCTTTCAGCCCAGAAGGGGCAAACCCCCCCGCCATGCCCCGCCGTCCTCAAAGCATGTTCCCCTCCACCATGACAGGGGGCGACAGAGACAAAG GCTTCATGGTGAATGATGAGCTCCTCCAGCAGCTGGCCAACAGCAGGGCGGGGTCCATCCGTCCCCTGGTGATCCCCCGCACCACAGACACCTCGGCCCCCCTGGACTACCAGTCCCCTCCTGCTGAGGTAGAGGGCTGGCTGAGAGGGAAGGGCTTCACTGAGCC gaCAGTTACACTGCTGGGGAGACTCACTGGTGCTGAGCTCTTTGCCCTGAGTAAAGAGGACCTGCGTATGTTTTCACCAGAGGAGGGTGCCAGAGTGTACAGCCAGATGATGGTGCAGAAGGCTTTACTGGAG GATGTCCGCAAATCCACAGAGCTGGAGGCAATGATGGAGAAACAGAAGCAGAAGGTGGACTTCCAGCTGGAGAGCAGGAGGCTGTGA